Proteins from a single region of Rhizobium brockwellii:
- a CDS encoding helicase-related protein — MAHDDPFAVDLFGNTALASGFDLGVPGFAADFGTDIDIDPRPSKPAPAAPVRKEPKTTPQLRTKVDFRLQSSRGLAKSWRDRARDNIAAILLANEIERQGLPARPDQQARLIKFTGFGASDLANGIFRRPGDEAFCKGWEELGGNLESAVAPGDYASLARCTQYAHFTPEFIVRAIWSGLVRMGFDGGRVLEPGIGTGMFPALMPDALSKVSHVTGIELDPVTARIVRLLQPRARIVCGDFARTDLPDHFDLAIGNPPFSDRTVKSDPALRSLGLRLHDYFIAKSIDRLKPGGLAAFVTSSGTMDKADARAREHIAGMADLAGAIRLPEGSFRADAGTDVVVDIIFFRKRRAEEQAGDDSWLDLAHALVEGEGGSVRINRWFVDHPDMVLGRHALTSGPFGEAYTCLPIGGDLEMSLNAAVGHLTAGLYDGEPSAIDFALEDEVAEAMAERPDDPKVREGSYFIGKGTALMQVVDGVAVPVEVRKGRSTEGIFAKHAVIIRKLIPIRDAVRLILKLQERDQPWQKAQVALRIAWSSFVREFGPINFTSVSTSEDPETGEVREIHRRPNIAPFLDDPDCWLVASIEDYDLETNTAKPGPIFTERVIAPPPAPVITSASDALAVVLNERGHVDPDHIAELLHRDVEGVIGELGESIFRDPSNGSWQSADAYLSGAVRSKLSTARAAADLDPAFQRNVAALERVQPADLRPSDITARLGAPWIPADDVVAFVKETMDAEISIHHLPELATWTVNARQLEWSAAGTTEWGTHRRHAGQLLSDALNSCVPQIFDTVRDGETERRVLNTVETEAAKEKLAKIKTTFQSWIWSDPDRTDRLARIYNDTFNNIAPRSFNGDHLQLPGASGAFSLYGHQKRGIWRVISAGSTYLAHAVGAGKTLTMAAAIMEQRRLGLINKAMLVVPGHCLAQAAREFLALYPNARILVADETNFVREKRHRFLSRAATANWDAIIITHSAFRFISVPSSFEAQMIQDELELYEELLVKVDSQDRLSRKRIERMKEGHKERLEALATRKDDLLTISELGIDQIIVDEAQEFRKLSFATNMSTLRGVDPNGSQRAWDLFVKSRFVETKNPGRALVLASGTPITNTLGEMFSVQRMMGPVALLERGLHEFDAWASTFGDTSTELELQPSGKYKPVTRFSQFVNVPELIAMFRSFADVVLPVDLKTYVKVPEVSGGKRQIVTAEPTAAFKSYQKQLDARIKAIEMRDGPAKPGDDILLSVITDGRHAAIDLRLVDQAMGNETANKLNALVTNAHRIWQETGEAEYRRKDGKPFDRPGAGQLIFSDLGTINVEASRGFSAYRWIRDELVRLGVPASEIAFMQDYKKSDAKQRLFNDFNAGKVRVLIGSSETMGTGVNVQARLKALHHLDVPWLPSQIEQREGRIIRQGNQHDEVDVFAYATLGSLDATMWQNNERKARFIAAALSGDTSVRRLEDMGEGQANQFAMAKAIASGDERLMQKAGLEAEIARLDRLRAAHIDDQHAIRRQIRDAERDIEFSSRRIEEVGKDIERLVPTSGDAFVMQVGEDTFDERKLAGRALMKEILTLVQLQQEKEMIIATIGGFDLAYQGERFGKDGYRYDTLLQRTGGGYEIDLAVTTTPIGAISRLEHALGGFEQERENHRNRLVDAKRRLASYTPRLGESFSFEAELELKLSQLDEIERDLAATADEPEEDRQQAA; from the coding sequence ATGGCGCATGACGATCCTTTCGCTGTCGATCTGTTCGGCAATACAGCTCTCGCATCCGGTTTCGATCTCGGTGTGCCGGGTTTCGCAGCAGACTTCGGGACCGATATCGATATCGACCCCCGGCCCTCGAAACCGGCGCCAGCCGCTCCGGTCCGCAAAGAACCGAAAACCACACCGCAGCTGCGGACGAAGGTCGATTTCCGGCTGCAGAGTTCTCGCGGTCTCGCAAAATCCTGGCGCGACCGTGCGCGTGACAATATCGCCGCCATCCTGCTGGCGAACGAGATCGAGCGCCAGGGCCTGCCGGCTCGTCCTGACCAGCAGGCCAGATTGATCAAGTTCACGGGCTTCGGCGCGTCGGACCTGGCCAACGGCATATTCCGGCGTCCCGGCGACGAGGCATTTTGCAAAGGTTGGGAGGAGCTCGGCGGCAATCTCGAAAGTGCCGTTGCGCCGGGTGATTACGCATCGCTGGCGCGCTGCACCCAATATGCCCACTTCACGCCGGAGTTTATCGTTCGTGCCATCTGGTCGGGCCTGGTCCGCATGGGGTTCGATGGTGGACGGGTCCTGGAGCCGGGTATCGGCACGGGTATGTTTCCGGCGCTGATGCCGGATGCTCTCTCCAAGGTGAGCCATGTCACCGGCATCGAGCTTGATCCCGTCACCGCCCGTATCGTCCGGCTGCTGCAGCCACGGGCCAGAATCGTCTGTGGCGATTTTGCCCGCACCGACCTGCCTGACCATTTCGATCTGGCGATCGGCAACCCGCCGTTTTCTGACAGGACGGTGAAGAGTGATCCGGCCCTCCGGTCTCTCGGCTTGCGGCTGCATGACTATTTCATCGCCAAGTCCATCGACCGGTTGAAGCCGGGCGGTCTCGCAGCCTTCGTCACCTCGTCCGGCACGATGGACAAGGCTGACGCCCGCGCCCGTGAACACATCGCCGGCATGGCCGATCTCGCTGGCGCGATCCGCCTTCCCGAAGGCAGCTTTCGCGCTGACGCAGGCACGGATGTTGTCGTCGATATCATCTTCTTCCGGAAACGCCGCGCCGAAGAGCAGGCTGGAGACGATAGCTGGCTCGATCTTGCGCATGCGTTGGTGGAAGGTGAGGGCGGTAGCGTCCGTATCAACAGGTGGTTCGTCGATCACCCCGACATGGTGCTGGGACGCCATGCTCTCACCTCAGGTCCATTCGGCGAGGCCTATACCTGCCTCCCGATAGGCGGCGACCTTGAAATGAGCCTGAACGCTGCCGTCGGACACCTTACGGCCGGGCTCTACGACGGCGAGCCTTCGGCAATCGACTTCGCCCTTGAGGACGAAGTCGCGGAAGCCATGGCAGAGCGGCCTGATGATCCGAAGGTGCGCGAGGGCAGTTATTTCATTGGCAAAGGCACGGCCTTGATGCAGGTGGTGGACGGGGTCGCTGTTCCTGTTGAGGTGAGGAAGGGCCGCAGCACTGAGGGCATCTTTGCCAAGCACGCAGTGATCATCCGCAAGCTCATCCCTATCCGCGATGCGGTCCGGCTCATTCTCAAGCTTCAGGAACGCGATCAGCCCTGGCAAAAGGCACAGGTCGCGCTGCGCATCGCCTGGTCCAGTTTCGTGCGCGAGTTCGGCCCGATCAACTTCACCTCCGTCTCGACATCGGAGGATCCGGAAACCGGTGAGGTCAGGGAGATCCATCGCCGGCCAAATATCGCGCCTTTCCTCGACGATCCCGATTGCTGGCTGGTGGCCTCGATCGAGGACTACGATCTCGAGACCAATACCGCCAAGCCCGGGCCGATCTTTACCGAGCGCGTCATCGCGCCGCCGCCGGCACCTGTCATCACCTCGGCATCGGATGCGCTCGCCGTTGTTCTGAACGAACGCGGCCATGTCGATCCCGATCATATCGCCGAGCTGCTGCATCGTGACGTGGAAGGTGTGATCGGTGAGCTGGGTGAATCCATCTTCCGCGATCCATCCAACGGCTCCTGGCAGTCGGCCGATGCCTATCTGTCCGGCGCAGTCCGCTCGAAGCTCTCCACCGCACGCGCGGCCGCGGACCTCGACCCCGCCTTTCAGCGCAACGTCGCGGCGCTGGAGCGAGTCCAACCTGCCGATCTCCGGCCCTCGGACATCACCGCCCGGCTTGGCGCCCCGTGGATCCCCGCCGATGATGTCGTCGCCTTCGTCAAGGAGACCATGGATGCCGAGATTTCCATCCATCACCTACCGGAACTGGCGACATGGACGGTCAATGCGCGGCAGCTGGAATGGTCGGCCGCTGGCACCACGGAATGGGGCACGCATCGCCGCCATGCTGGCCAGCTGCTGTCCGACGCTCTCAACTCCTGCGTGCCGCAGATCTTCGACACCGTCCGCGACGGCGAGACTGAGCGACGAGTGCTGAACACCGTGGAGACGGAAGCCGCCAAGGAAAAGCTCGCAAAGATCAAGACTACCTTCCAGTCGTGGATCTGGTCCGATCCGGATCGCACCGACCGGCTGGCGCGCATCTATAACGACACTTTCAACAACATCGCGCCGCGATCCTTCAACGGCGATCACCTGCAACTTCCGGGCGCCTCAGGCGCCTTTTCTTTGTATGGGCATCAGAAACGCGGGATCTGGCGGGTTATTTCGGCAGGTAGCACCTATCTCGCTCATGCCGTCGGTGCTGGAAAGACGCTGACCATGGCGGCCGCCATCATGGAGCAGCGCCGTCTGGGTCTGATCAACAAGGCGATGCTCGTCGTGCCCGGCCATTGCCTGGCGCAGGCCGCCCGCGAGTTCCTCGCTCTCTATCCCAATGCGCGCATTCTGGTCGCCGACGAGACCAACTTCGTCAGAGAAAAGCGCCATCGCTTCCTGTCGCGGGCAGCGACCGCCAACTGGGATGCGATCATCATCACCCATTCGGCGTTTCGCTTTATCTCCGTTCCCTCATCGTTCGAGGCGCAGATGATCCAGGATGAACTGGAGCTCTATGAGGAGCTGCTGGTCAAGGTTGATAGCCAGGATCGGCTGTCGCGCAAGCGCATTGAGCGCATGAAGGAAGGTCACAAGGAACGGCTCGAAGCGCTGGCGACCCGCAAGGACGATCTGCTGACCATCTCCGAGCTTGGGATCGACCAGATCATCGTCGATGAGGCACAGGAGTTCCGCAAGCTGTCCTTTGCCACCAACATGTCGACACTGCGCGGTGTCGATCCGAACGGATCGCAACGCGCCTGGGACCTGTTCGTCAAATCCCGCTTCGTCGAGACGAAGAACCCGGGCAGGGCGCTGGTGCTGGCTTCGGGAACGCCGATCACCAACACGCTCGGCGAGATGTTCTCCGTGCAGCGGATGATGGGCCCAGTGGCATTGTTGGAACGTGGTCTGCACGAGTTCGACGCCTGGGCTTCGACCTTCGGCGATACCTCGACGGAACTCGAGCTGCAGCCATCGGGCAAATACAAGCCGGTCACGCGCTTCAGCCAGTTCGTCAACGTGCCCGAACTGATCGCCATGTTCCGATCCTTCGCCGACGTCGTGCTGCCGGTCGATCTGAAAACCTATGTGAAAGTGCCGGAGGTCTCCGGCGGCAAGCGCCAGATCGTCACCGCCGAGCCGACCGCCGCTTTCAAGTCCTACCAGAAACAGCTGGACGCGCGGATCAAGGCCATCGAGATGCGGGATGGTCCGGCCAAGCCCGGCGACGATATCCTGCTCTCGGTCATCACCGACGGGCGGCATGCGGCGATCGATCTGCGCCTGGTCGATCAGGCCATGGGCAATGAGACCGCCAACAAGCTGAACGCGCTTGTCACCAATGCCCACAGGATCTGGCAGGAAACCGGAGAGGCGGAATACCGCCGTAAGGACGGCAAGCCGTTCGACCGGCCGGGCGCCGGCCAGTTGATCTTTTCCGATCTCGGCACGATCAATGTCGAGGCATCCCGCGGTTTTTCCGCATACAGATGGATCCGCGATGAGCTCGTCCGCCTTGGCGTGCCGGCTTCGGAAATTGCCTTCATGCAGGATTACAAGAAGTCGGACGCCAAGCAGCGGCTGTTCAACGACTTCAATGCCGGCAAGGTACGCGTGCTGATCGGCTCGTCCGAAACCATGGGCACCGGTGTCAACGTTCAAGCGCGGCTCAAAGCCCTGCATCACCTCGATGTACCGTGGCTCCCATCGCAGATCGAGCAGCGCGAGGGCCGTATTATCCGCCAGGGCAATCAACATGACGAGGTCGACGTGTTTGCCTATGCGACGCTCGGCAGTCTCGATGCCACCATGTGGCAGAACAACGAGCGCAAGGCCCGCTTCATTGCGGCGGCCCTGTCCGGTGACACAAGTGTGCGTCGGCTGGAGGATATGGGCGAGGGGCAGGCAAACCAGTTCGCCATGGCCAAGGCCATCGCGTCCGGCGACGAGCGGCTGATGCAGAAGGCCGGACTTGAGGCCGAGATCGCCCGCCTGGATCGCCTGCGGGCCGCCCATATCGACGATCAGCACGCCATCCGTCGGCAGATCCGCGACGCCGAACGGGATATCGAGTTTTCCAGCCGCCGGATCGAGGAGGTAGGCAAGGATATCGAGCGGCTGGTCCCAACATCTGGCGACGCCTTTGTCATGCAAGTTGGCGAAGACACATTCGACGAGCGCAAACTCGCTGGCCGCGCGCTGATGAAGGAAATCCTGACGCTGGTTCAGCTTCAGCAGGAGAAAGAAATGATCATCGCCACCATCGGCGGTTTCGATCTCGCCTATCAGGGCGAACGGTTTGGCAAGGATGGTTATCGCTATGACACCCTGCTCCAACGCACAGGTGGAGGCTACGAGATCGACTTGGCCGTCACCACCACGCCGATCGGCGCGATCTCCCGGCTCGAACATGCGCTTGGCGGGTTTGAACAGGAACGCGAGAACCATCGCAATAGGCTCGTCGATGCGAAACGGCGTCTCGCCTCTTATACGCCGCGTCTGGGGGAAAGCTTCTCATTCGAAGCCGAGCTCGAACTCAAGCTGAGCCAACTGGACGAGATCGAGAGGGATCTGGCGGCAACCGCCGACGAACCAGAGGAGGATCGCCAGCAGGCCGCGTGA
- a CDS encoding DUF3991 and toprim domain-containing protein, producing the protein MEKKDIEELRTRVGCAAVLEHEGFAIDRKESTRRAVKFRRDDDVIIVIHDDRGWFDARSDAKGDVFALASYLHGIGFAQTLAVVGDLVAFQPTAPIWEKPLRQTQPIASVADRWNHRKRPWRGSAMWTYLQRCRALPWQVISAAIDADVLREGPYGSMWAKHVDEAGAVIGWEERGPEWRGFSTGGAKTLFQFGMNDAHRICVTEAAIDALSLAAIEQTRSDTLYVSTGGGWSPLTALALENLASGEGAWLVAATDNNVQGEVFADRLRQMADSAGCDFSRLRPECEDWNEELKQGRERRELPHTRTAHQG; encoded by the coding sequence ATGGAAAAGAAGGACATCGAGGAGCTGCGTACCCGGGTGGGCTGCGCAGCCGTCCTTGAGCATGAAGGTTTCGCGATAGACCGAAAAGAGAGCACGCGCCGGGCGGTCAAATTCCGACGCGACGACGACGTCATCATCGTCATCCACGACGACAGGGGCTGGTTCGATGCCCGTTCGGACGCCAAGGGTGATGTTTTCGCGCTCGCAAGCTATCTCCATGGGATCGGCTTTGCTCAGACCCTGGCGGTGGTCGGCGATCTGGTCGCGTTTCAGCCCACCGCGCCAATCTGGGAGAAACCTCTTCGTCAAACGCAGCCAATTGCTTCGGTCGCTGACCGCTGGAACCACCGAAAACGGCCGTGGCGCGGATCTGCGATGTGGACTTACCTCCAGCGATGCCGGGCGCTGCCATGGCAAGTCATCTCCGCGGCGATCGATGCAGACGTTCTTCGGGAAGGCCCATATGGCTCGATGTGGGCAAAGCATGTCGATGAGGCTGGCGCCGTCATCGGCTGGGAGGAGCGCGGTCCGGAGTGGCGCGGGTTTTCCACCGGCGGCGCCAAGACGCTCTTCCAGTTTGGGATGAATGACGCTCATCGGATCTGTGTGACGGAGGCGGCGATCGATGCGCTCAGCCTGGCCGCGATCGAGCAGACACGATCCGACACGCTCTATGTCAGCACTGGAGGCGGCTGGTCTCCGCTAACCGCGCTCGCGTTGGAAAACTTAGCGTCCGGGGAGGGCGCGTGGCTGGTGGCCGCGACCGACAACAACGTCCAGGGTGAAGTTTTTGCCGACCGCCTGCGCCAGATGGCGGACAGCGCCGGTTGCGATTTCTCGCGGCTGAGGCCGGAATGTGAAGACTGGAATGAGGAATTGAAACAGGGGAGGGAGAGAAGAGAGCTGCCGCATACGCGGACAGCGCATCAAGGGTGA
- the ligD gene encoding non-homologous end-joining DNA ligase — translation MTKPPRQKSQPLLRETDAPIRSRPRKPRDPAQPQLPFDPMPDRIEPCLALLKAKPPSGPDWIYEIKWDGYRVAVHVEPNAVRIITRGGHDWTDRFPAIAAAARKLGVGTAILDGEAVVLDAEGRSDFGALQRSLGGRGGRQASDDAILYAFDLLYFDGHDLTKMELSGRRHLLEDLIGESESVIRVSEEVEADGATLLAAAREHGLEGIIAKHRDSAYRSGRLGDWLKIKCIQSESFVIVGYEPSTAARGGIGSLLLAAYQGDAFVYVGSVGTGFKQKDAMKLRRMLDTLKTKRAPVAVDKKGVVFVQPTLIAEIEYRAWTDDGKLRHASYKGLRELQDNAAIYKLSE, via the coding sequence ATGACAAAGCCGCCGCGCCAAAAATCCCAGCCGCTTTTGCGGGAGACGGACGCTCCGATCCGCTCGCGACCGCGCAAACCACGTGATCCAGCGCAACCGCAGCTTCCTTTCGACCCGATGCCGGATCGCATTGAACCTTGCCTGGCGCTCTTGAAAGCAAAGCCGCCATCGGGACCGGACTGGATCTATGAGATCAAATGGGACGGCTATCGTGTGGCTGTTCACGTCGAGCCGAACGCGGTGCGGATCATCACCCGCGGCGGCCATGACTGGACCGACAGGTTTCCGGCAATCGCCGCCGCTGCGCGCAAGCTCGGCGTCGGGACCGCAATCCTGGATGGGGAAGCCGTCGTGCTCGATGCGGAGGGCCGATCGGACTTTGGGGCGCTGCAGCGCTCGCTCGGTGGGCGCGGGGGCAGACAAGCGTCAGACGATGCTATTCTCTACGCATTCGACCTGTTGTATTTCGATGGCCATGACCTGACGAAGATGGAGTTGTCCGGTCGTCGTCACCTGCTGGAAGACCTGATCGGCGAAAGCGAAAGCGTAATCCGCGTCTCGGAGGAGGTCGAAGCGGATGGCGCGACACTTCTGGCGGCCGCCCGAGAACACGGCCTGGAAGGCATCATTGCCAAGCACCGCGACAGTGCCTACCGCTCGGGCCGGCTCGGCGACTGGCTGAAGATCAAATGCATCCAGAGCGAAAGCTTTGTGATTGTCGGATACGAGCCATCCACCGCGGCGCGCGGTGGGATCGGCAGCCTGTTGCTCGCAGCGTATCAGGGCGACGCGTTCGTCTATGTCGGTTCGGTCGGAACTGGCTTCAAGCAAAAAGACGCGATGAAACTGCGTCGGATGCTGGACACGCTGAAGACCAAGCGTGCGCCGGTTGCCGTCGATAAAAAGGGGGTCGTCTTCGTTCAACCGACATTGATTGCCGAGATCGAATATCGCGCCTGGACCGACGATGGCAAATTGCGGCATGCCTCGTACAAGGGCCTGCGGGAACTGCAAGACAACGCGGCGATCTACAAACTCAGCGAGTAG
- a CDS encoding DUF1419 domain-containing protein — MFNPPTIRKVFEGVTSRHEMYALFNRHSQSPFDDDRINGTRYVGEWFEITEADHDHMFEILPPLFYRGDMFAMREFLAASVTSVFFALTIDDRSRWFHGYCDLADHQSPDRMRAEIIARESRPVRAMNRQEKLDHIWSATGPDFRGYADARFPADLRNRQIVLVYPSAQGKIWKLLDDLTDEEIAAKLPVQFRLLPETIAA; from the coding sequence ATGTTCAACCCTCCCACCATCCGTAAAGTGTTCGAAGGTGTGACCAGCCGCCACGAAATGTACGCCCTGTTCAATCGCCATAGCCAGTCGCCATTCGATGATGATCGGATAAATGGCACGCGATATGTCGGCGAATGGTTCGAAATCACGGAAGCCGACCACGACCATATGTTCGAGATCCTCCCTCCGCTGTTTTACCGTGGCGACATGTTCGCCATGCGCGAGTTTCTGGCCGCCAGTGTCACCAGCGTGTTCTTCGCACTGACGATTGATGATCGGTCCCGATGGTTTCACGGCTATTGCGACCTGGCCGATCATCAGTCACCCGACCGCATGCGTGCCGAGATCATCGCCCGGGAATCCCGCCCGGTGCGCGCGATGAACCGACAGGAAAAGCTCGATCATATCTGGAGTGCGACAGGTCCGGATTTTCGAGGTTATGCCGACGCTCGCTTTCCGGCCGACTTGCGCAATCGCCAGATCGTGCTCGTCTATCCCTCCGCTCAGGGGAAGATCTGGAAGCTCCTCGACGATCTGACCGACGAGGAGATCGCCGCAAAACTGCCGGTGCAGTTCCGTCTTCTGCCGGAAACCATCGCTGCCTAA
- a CDS encoding nucleotidyl transferase AbiEii/AbiGii toxin family protein: protein MRQSFIDVLRSNADEQRALFSAAASDLETRAENIEKDLYVCWVLDFLFNRRKDDAIGLYFKGGTSLSKAYGLIQRFSEDIDIGIYKADLKVPLEADIAALPSVNQQQKALAEQVDEAARHYISGPLRSLLEEEIATVEGETGQTRQFSLGFGYDPYRKKEALDILVLGYRSVFDTSGGYVEAAVRIEGGARPDPVPAETREIVPYIASEMPAGSDLTISNVMTVKPERTFWEKVLILHAMTEMTEKRNADQNAERKVPDLNRYSRHYYDVHQIWNHPEYGKTTASMLDLAEACRQHKELMFRAPDHRYDRAVPGSFRLVPTADMRKKLATDYDRMSAMIFATPPDFEAVMTSVEDLERYLNKEQ, encoded by the coding sequence ATGCGCCAGAGCTTCATTGACGTCCTTCGCTCAAACGCCGATGAGCAGAGAGCGCTGTTCTCCGCCGCTGCATCTGATCTTGAGACGCGAGCCGAAAATATCGAGAAGGATCTCTACGTCTGCTGGGTGCTCGACTTTCTGTTCAACCGACGGAAGGACGATGCAATCGGCCTCTACTTCAAGGGCGGCACCAGCCTCAGCAAGGCCTATGGCCTGATCCAACGTTTTTCCGAGGATATCGACATCGGCATCTACAAGGCGGACCTGAAAGTCCCGCTTGAGGCCGACATCGCCGCGCTCCCGTCCGTCAATCAGCAACAGAAGGCTCTGGCCGAGCAGGTCGATGAGGCGGCGCGGCATTATATCTCCGGGCCACTCAGGAGCTTGCTTGAGGAGGAAATCGCCACGGTCGAAGGAGAGACCGGACAAACAAGGCAGTTCTCGCTCGGCTTCGGGTACGATCCCTACCGGAAGAAGGAAGCGCTCGACATTTTGGTGCTGGGATACAGAAGCGTCTTTGATACGAGCGGCGGCTATGTCGAGGCGGCGGTGCGCATCGAAGGCGGCGCACGCCCGGATCCGGTGCCAGCCGAAACGCGAGAGATCGTCCCCTACATTGCATCCGAAATGCCGGCCGGTTCGGATCTCACGATCTCCAATGTGATGACCGTCAAGCCGGAGCGGACGTTCTGGGAAAAGGTCCTCATCCTTCATGCCATGACGGAAATGACCGAAAAGCGAAACGCGGATCAGAATGCGGAAAGAAAGGTCCCCGACCTCAATCGATACTCGCGCCACTATTACGATGTTCACCAGATTTGGAACCACCCTGAATACGGAAAGACGACTGCATCCATGCTCGATCTTGCCGAAGCGTGCCGGCAGCACAAGGAACTGATGTTCCGCGCGCCGGACCATCGATATGATCGAGCAGTACCCGGCAGTTTCCGGCTGGTGCCGACGGCCGATATGCGGAAGAAATTGGCGACCGACTACGACAGAATGTCAGCCATGATCTTTGCGACACCGCCTGATTTCGAGGCCGTCATGACGAGCGTCGAGGATCTGGAACGTTACCTCAACAAGGAGCAATAG
- a CDS encoding DUF6088 family protein, translating to MPNPTSDTLERIHQRIAGAAPSGVWSRADFLDIATPNAVEKALQRLTSRGAIRRPHRGLYDKPDISQLTGKMVFPPRASFIDAIARRDKLRVCVDGMTAANDLGMTTAVPARSTIYADTYPRTIEIEANAGDTKATKPVIYILDFKRISAKTAFWAGRPAMRVIQSLHWFRDERSNLETVVDGIIRHLARSPHRQPIIEDLRENIHAIPAWMYQAIETITREPQPTADEDTPLGQDGKGEHAPELH from the coding sequence ATGCCGAATCCGACATCGGACACTCTTGAGCGCATTCACCAAAGGATTGCCGGCGCGGCGCCTTCAGGCGTTTGGTCACGCGCTGATTTCCTCGATATCGCTACGCCGAACGCCGTCGAAAAGGCGCTGCAGAGGCTGACCAGCCGCGGGGCCATCCGACGCCCTCATCGTGGTCTCTATGATAAGCCGGATATCAGCCAGTTGACCGGAAAGATGGTGTTTCCCCCACGCGCCTCATTTATCGATGCGATTGCACGGCGCGACAAGCTTCGTGTTTGCGTCGACGGCATGACGGCTGCCAATGATCTTGGCATGACGACAGCGGTTCCGGCCAGGTCGACGATCTATGCGGACACATACCCCCGGACCATCGAGATCGAGGCAAATGCCGGTGACACGAAGGCCACAAAACCGGTCATCTATATCCTGGACTTCAAGCGCATTTCGGCAAAGACAGCCTTTTGGGCCGGCCGGCCGGCGATGCGGGTGATCCAGTCCCTCCACTGGTTTCGCGATGAGCGCTCCAATCTGGAGACCGTCGTCGATGGTATCATTCGTCACTTGGCACGAAGCCCGCACAGGCAGCCGATCATCGAGGATCTGCGCGAAAACATCCACGCCATCCCGGCCTGGATGTACCAGGCAATAGAAACGATAACACGCGAGCCGCAGCCCACTGCGGATGAAGACACTCCGTTGGGCCAAGATGGGAAGGGTGAACATGCGCCAGAGCTTCATTGA